One Arvicanthis niloticus isolate mArvNil1 chromosome 13, mArvNil1.pat.X, whole genome shotgun sequence genomic window carries:
- the LOC117718617 gene encoding cytochrome P450 2D10 isoform X1: MGLLTGTGLWPVAIFTVIFILLVDLMYRRQRWNSRYPPGPVPWPVLGNLLQVDLDIMPYSLYKLKNRYGDVFSLQMAWKPVVVINGLKAMQEVLVTCGEDTSDRPALPIFEYLGLRPRSQGVVLAPYGHEWREQRRFSVSTLRNFGLGKKSLEEWVTKEAGHLCDAFTAQAGQSINPNTMLNKAVCNVIASLIFARRFEYEDPYLIRMLKVLEESLTEVFGFIPEVLNAFPILLHIPGLADKVFQGQKTFMAILDNLLTENRTTWDSAQPPRNLTDAFLAEIEKAKGNPDSSFNDENLQKVVGDLFAAGMVTTSTTLSWALLLMILHPHVQRRVQQEIDEVIGQVRHPEMADQARMPYTNAVIHEVQRFADIAPLNFPRITSRDIEVQDFLIPKGTLLIPNLSSVLKDETVWEKPLHFHPEHFLDAQGHFVKQEAFMPFSAGRRACLGEPLARMELFLFFTCLLQRFSFSVPTGQPRPSDHGTFAVPVAPTPYKLCAVLREQGQ, from the exons ATGGGGCTGCTGACTGGGActggcctgtggcctgtggccaTATTCACAGTCATCTTCATATTACTGGTGGACCTAATGTACAGGCGCCAGCGCTGGAATTCTCGTTATCCACCAGGCCCTGTGCCATGGCCTGTGCTGGGTAACCTGCTGCAGGTGGACCTAGATATCATGCCATATAGCCTGTACAAG CTTAAAAACCGCTATGGTGACGTGTTCAGCCTGCAGATGGCCTGGAAGCCAGTGGTTGTGATCAACGGGCTGAAGGCGATGCAGGAAGTGCTGGTGACCTGTGGAGAGGACACTTCTGACCGCCCTGCATTGCCCATCTTTGAGTACCTGGGTTTGAGGCCCAGATCCCAAG GTGTGGTCCTTGCACCATACGGGCACGAGTGGCGAGAGCAGAGGCGATTCTCTGTGTCCACTCTGCGCAACTTCGGCCTGGGAAAGAAATCTCTGGAGGAGTGGGTGACCAAGGAGGCCGGACACCTCTGTGATGCCTTCACCGCCCAGGCTG GGCAGTCCATCAATCCCAACACCATGCTGAACAAAGCTGTGTGCAATGTCATTGCATCTCTCATTTTTGCCCGTCGTTTTGAATATGAAGACCCTTACCTCATCAGGATGctgaaagtactggaagaaagTTTGACAGAAGTCTTTGGCTTTATTCCTGAG GTTCTTAACGCGTTCCCGATTCTCCTGCACATCCCAGGGCTGGCTGACAAGGTTTTCCAAGGTCAGAAGACCTTCATGGCCATACTGGATAACCTGTTGACTGAGAACAGGACCACGTGGGACTCTGCCCAGCCACCCCGAAATTTGACTGATGCCTTCCTGGCAGAGATAGAGAAG GCAAAGGGGAATCCTGACAGCAGCTTCAATGATGAGAACTTACAGAAGGTTGTGGGTGACCTGTTTGCTGCAGGGATGGTGACCACCTCAACCACACTGTCCTGGGCCCTACTGCTCATGATCCTGCATCCACATGTGCAGC GCAGAGTCCAACAGGAAATCGATGAGGTTATAGGGCAGGTGAGGCATCCTGAGATGGCAGACCAGGCCCGCATGCCCTACACCAATGCTGTCATCCATGAGGTGCAGCGCTTTGCAGACATTGCTCCATTGAATTTTCCACGCATCACCAGTCGGGACATTGAAGTGCAGGACTTCCTCATCCCCAAG GGGACACTCCTCATCCCCAATCTGTCCTCTGTGCTGAAGGATGAGACTGTCTGGGAGAAGCCCCTCCACTTCCATCCTGAACACTTCCTGGATGCCCAGGGCCACTTTGTGAAGCAGGAAGCCTTTATGCCATTCTCAGCAG gccGCCGAGCATGCCTGGGGGAGCCCCTGGCCCGCATGgagctcttcctcttcttcacctGCCTCCTGCAGCGCTTTAGCTTCTCAGTGCCCACTGGACAGCCCCGGCCCAGCGACCATGGCACCTTTGCTGTTCCAGTTGCCCCAACCCCCTACAAGCTCTGTGCTGTGTTGAGAGAGCAAGGACAATAA
- the LOC117718617 gene encoding cytochrome P450 2D10 isoform X2, with translation MGLLTGTGLWPVAIFTVIFILLVDLMYRRQRWNSRYPPGPVPWPVLGNLLQVDLDIMPYSLYKLKNRYGDVFSLQMAWKPVVVINGLKAMQEVLVTCGEDTSDRPALPIFEYLGLRPRSQGVVLAPYGHEWREQRRFSVSTLRNFGLGKKSLEEWVTKEAGHLCDAFTAQAGQSINPNTMLNKAVCNVIASLIFARRFEYEDPYLIRMLKVLEESLTEVFGFIPEVLNAFPILLHIPGLADKVFQGQKTFMAILDNLLTENRTTWDSAQPPRNLTDAFLAEIEKAKGNPDSSFNDENLQKVVGDLFAAGMVTTSTTLSWALLLMILHPHVQRRVQQEIDEVIGQVRHPEMADQARMPYTNAVIHEVQRFADIAPLNFPRITSRDIEVQDFLIPKDETVWEKPLHFHPEHFLDAQGHFVKQEAFMPFSAGRRACLGEPLARMELFLFFTCLLQRFSFSVPTGQPRPSDHGTFAVPVAPTPYKLCAVLREQGQ, from the exons ATGGGGCTGCTGACTGGGActggcctgtggcctgtggccaTATTCACAGTCATCTTCATATTACTGGTGGACCTAATGTACAGGCGCCAGCGCTGGAATTCTCGTTATCCACCAGGCCCTGTGCCATGGCCTGTGCTGGGTAACCTGCTGCAGGTGGACCTAGATATCATGCCATATAGCCTGTACAAG CTTAAAAACCGCTATGGTGACGTGTTCAGCCTGCAGATGGCCTGGAAGCCAGTGGTTGTGATCAACGGGCTGAAGGCGATGCAGGAAGTGCTGGTGACCTGTGGAGAGGACACTTCTGACCGCCCTGCATTGCCCATCTTTGAGTACCTGGGTTTGAGGCCCAGATCCCAAG GTGTGGTCCTTGCACCATACGGGCACGAGTGGCGAGAGCAGAGGCGATTCTCTGTGTCCACTCTGCGCAACTTCGGCCTGGGAAAGAAATCTCTGGAGGAGTGGGTGACCAAGGAGGCCGGACACCTCTGTGATGCCTTCACCGCCCAGGCTG GGCAGTCCATCAATCCCAACACCATGCTGAACAAAGCTGTGTGCAATGTCATTGCATCTCTCATTTTTGCCCGTCGTTTTGAATATGAAGACCCTTACCTCATCAGGATGctgaaagtactggaagaaagTTTGACAGAAGTCTTTGGCTTTATTCCTGAG GTTCTTAACGCGTTCCCGATTCTCCTGCACATCCCAGGGCTGGCTGACAAGGTTTTCCAAGGTCAGAAGACCTTCATGGCCATACTGGATAACCTGTTGACTGAGAACAGGACCACGTGGGACTCTGCCCAGCCACCCCGAAATTTGACTGATGCCTTCCTGGCAGAGATAGAGAAG GCAAAGGGGAATCCTGACAGCAGCTTCAATGATGAGAACTTACAGAAGGTTGTGGGTGACCTGTTTGCTGCAGGGATGGTGACCACCTCAACCACACTGTCCTGGGCCCTACTGCTCATGATCCTGCATCCACATGTGCAGC GCAGAGTCCAACAGGAAATCGATGAGGTTATAGGGCAGGTGAGGCATCCTGAGATGGCAGACCAGGCCCGCATGCCCTACACCAATGCTGTCATCCATGAGGTGCAGCGCTTTGCAGACATTGCTCCATTGAATTTTCCACGCATCACCAGTCGGGACATTGAAGTGCAGGACTTCCTCATCCCCAAG GATGAGACTGTCTGGGAGAAGCCCCTCCACTTCCATCCTGAACACTTCCTGGATGCCCAGGGCCACTTTGTGAAGCAGGAAGCCTTTATGCCATTCTCAGCAG gccGCCGAGCATGCCTGGGGGAGCCCCTGGCCCGCATGgagctcttcctcttcttcacctGCCTCCTGCAGCGCTTTAGCTTCTCAGTGCCCACTGGACAGCCCCGGCCCAGCGACCATGGCACCTTTGCTGTTCCAGTTGCCCCAACCCCCTACAAGCTCTGTGCTGTGTTGAGAGAGCAAGGACAATAA